One region of Pseudomonas glycinae genomic DNA includes:
- a CDS encoding GlxA family transcriptional regulator, translating into MNSIFHQPDPLTCLLAQPRTLVFLAYPQMGLLDLTGAQTVFWAASKAMAERGLPGYALHTASLDGGLIATAEGLSVNTLALRTFDETTIDTLIVPGAPNIRQAMLDNVALVDWLRAASAKARRTASVCSGTFLLAQAGLLEGLRATTHWGMCDMLKGGFPSVDVDLDAIYIQQGNVWTSAGVTTGIDMALALVEADCGRAVALKVARELVVFLKRPGGQAQFSQLLQAQIDDRGCFEELHLWISENLGDPQLSVESLARQAQMSPRNFARVYKRKIGRTPAKALELFRLEAARRMLEDSQRNIDQIAQLCGFGDEERMRDTFYRHLSVSPREYRSRFSR; encoded by the coding sequence ATGAACTCTATTTTTCACCAACCCGACCCTCTCACCTGCTTGCTCGCGCAACCGCGCACGCTGGTGTTCCTGGCGTATCCGCAGATGGGCTTGCTGGACCTGACCGGCGCACAAACCGTGTTCTGGGCCGCGTCCAAGGCCATGGCCGAACGCGGCTTGCCTGGCTACGCGTTGCACACCGCAAGCCTGGACGGCGGATTGATCGCCACCGCCGAAGGGCTGTCGGTCAACACCTTGGCCCTGCGCACCTTTGACGAGACAACCATCGATACGCTGATCGTGCCCGGTGCGCCGAACATCCGTCAGGCCATGCTCGACAATGTTGCGTTGGTCGACTGGCTGCGCGCGGCATCGGCCAAGGCCAGACGCACCGCCTCGGTGTGCAGCGGCACTTTTCTGCTGGCCCAGGCCGGGCTGCTGGAAGGCTTGCGCGCAACCACCCACTGGGGCATGTGCGACATGCTCAAGGGTGGTTTTCCGAGTGTCGATGTCGACCTTGATGCGATCTACATCCAGCAAGGCAACGTCTGGACTTCCGCCGGGGTCACCACCGGAATCGACATGGCGCTGGCGCTGGTCGAGGCCGATTGCGGCCGCGCCGTGGCGTTGAAGGTGGCGCGTGAGCTGGTGGTTTTTCTCAAACGCCCTGGCGGTCAGGCGCAGTTCAGCCAGTTGCTGCAAGCGCAGATCGACGACAGAGGCTGCTTCGAAGAATTGCACCTGTGGATCAGCGAAAACCTCGGCGACCCGCAATTGAGCGTCGAATCGCTGGCCCGACAGGCGCAGATGAGCCCGCGCAATTTCGCGCGGGTCTACAAACGCAAGATCGGCCGCACGCCGGCCAAGGCACTTGAGCTGTTTCGCCTGGAAGCGGCGCGACGAATGCTCGAAGACTCTCAGCGCAACATCGACCAGATCGCGCAGTTGTGCGGGTTTGGCGACGAGGAACGCATGCGCGACACCTTCTACCGTCACCTCTCGGTTTCGCCCCGGGAATACCGCAGCCGGTTCTCGCGCTGA
- a CDS encoding MFS transporter, which translates to MLTGNPAAAAKAEPSASLSGLMVAFLAFCCGAVVANLYYAQPIVELIAPQIGLSSANASLIVSLTQFGYALGLLLLVPLADLMENRRLVVGFTLAASVTLLCAGLTHSPSMFLILSLLIGLTSVAVQILVPLAAHLAPEATRGRVVGNIMSGLLLGILLSRPLSSLLVEVFGWRGVFFSAAALMAVIALIMAIALPRRVPSHQATYVALIGSVFALARRHAVLRQRSLYQGLLFASFSLFWTLAPIELMRHHGFSQAQVAIFALVGAVGAVAAPIAGRLADAGHGRRGTLVALLLAPASLLIAALPGSGYVWLVVCAVLLDFAVQLNMVLGQREVYAIDPHSRARLNAVYMTSIFVGGALGSLVASPLYEHFGWNLSAVTVALLPALALALFLSRKADA; encoded by the coding sequence ATGCTCACGGGCAATCCGGCAGCGGCGGCCAAGGCCGAACCATCCGCTTCTCTTTCCGGCCTGATGGTCGCGTTCCTGGCATTCTGCTGCGGCGCGGTCGTTGCCAACCTTTATTACGCTCAGCCGATCGTCGAACTGATCGCGCCGCAGATCGGCCTGTCCAGCGCCAATGCCAGTCTGATCGTTTCCCTCACGCAGTTCGGTTACGCATTGGGCCTGCTGTTGCTGGTGCCGCTGGCCGACCTGATGGAAAACCGTCGGCTGGTGGTCGGGTTTACCCTGGCGGCGAGCGTGACGCTGTTGTGCGCCGGCCTGACGCACTCGCCGTCGATGTTCCTTATCCTGTCGTTGCTGATCGGCCTGACTTCGGTGGCGGTGCAGATTCTGGTGCCGTTGGCCGCGCATCTGGCGCCCGAGGCAACCCGTGGGCGGGTGGTGGGCAACATCATGAGTGGCCTGTTGCTGGGCATTCTGCTGTCGCGGCCATTGTCGAGTCTGCTGGTGGAAGTGTTCGGCTGGCGCGGGGTGTTTTTCAGCGCGGCGGCACTGATGGCTGTCATCGCCCTGATCATGGCGATTGCCTTGCCGCGCCGCGTCCCGAGCCATCAGGCGACGTATGTGGCGCTGATCGGCTCGGTGTTTGCGCTGGCCCGTCGGCACGCGGTTCTGCGTCAGCGTTCGCTGTATCAGGGCTTGCTGTTCGCCAGCTTCAGCCTGTTCTGGACCCTCGCACCGATCGAGCTGATGCGGCACCACGGTTTCAGTCAGGCACAGGTGGCGATATTTGCATTGGTTGGCGCTGTCGGCGCGGTCGCAGCGCCGATTGCCGGGCGCCTGGCCGATGCCGGGCACGGTCGGCGCGGGACGCTCGTTGCACTGTTGCTGGCGCCAGCCTCGTTGCTGATCGCCGCGCTGCCGGGCAGCGGCTATGTCTGGCTGGTGGTTTGCGCGGTGCTGCTGGATTTCGCCGTGCAGCTGAACATGGTGCTGGGCCAGCGCGAGGTGTACGCCATCGATCCGCACAGCCGGGCCCGCCTGAATGCCGTGTACATGACCAGCATTTTTGTCGGCGGCGCCCTGGGATCGCTGGTCGCCAGTCCGCTCTACGAGCATTTCGGCTGGAACCTGTCCGCCGTGACCGTGGCGTTGCTGCCGGCCCTGGCTCTGGCGCTGTTCCTGAGCCGCAAGGCCGATGCCTGA
- a CDS encoding response regulator transcription factor gives MSHTAVVSVVDDDESVRMALDSLLRSHGYTVQLYPNAEAFLAMKAPPRPGCIISDIQMPGLSGIEMYDELCARGVRIPIIFITGYQGRPPRVNAAFPEPLAYFPKPFPCGELITCIASAFNRAV, from the coding sequence ATGTCCCACACCGCTGTTGTATCGGTTGTCGATGATGATGAGTCCGTGCGCATGGCGCTGGACAGCCTGTTGCGCTCGCACGGCTACACCGTGCAGTTGTACCCGAACGCGGAGGCTTTTCTGGCGATGAAGGCGCCGCCCCGCCCCGGCTGCATCATCTCGGACATCCAGATGCCCGGTCTGTCCGGCATCGAGATGTACGATGAGCTGTGCGCCCGAGGCGTGCGCATCCCGATCATTTTCATCACGGGTTACCAGGGGCGTCCGCCAAGGGTCAACGCCGCATTCCCCGAGCCCCTCGCCTATTTCCCTAAACCCTTCCCGTGCGGCGAACTCATCACCTGCATCGCAAGCGCATTCAATCGCGCCGTTTGA
- a CDS encoding LysR family transcriptional regulator, which produces MDKLLALKMFVETVRCGGYSSAARKLGISTSSVTRQVAGLEHELGASLLNRTTRNTSVTVAGQTYFEKAVAILDAIDEADAVVADRGSEAQGRLRISVPVEFGRQIIAPQLGILLDRHPGLEISVSLSDQVSDLLSEQIDVSVRLGSSVVSDDIVSKRVGGFQRWIVASPDYLSRHAVPAHPRDLLEHQCLRFDYGAAHQHWTFQGDEETIQLNVHGRLQSNNADILREAAVAGRGVALLADWLVRADVEAGRLTRLLEGYEVNPGNASCCINALYLPNHRGSSRINVFIDFLEDILAAEPSTQR; this is translated from the coding sequence ATGGACAAGTTGCTGGCACTGAAGATGTTCGTTGAAACCGTCCGTTGCGGTGGTTATTCCTCGGCGGCGCGCAAACTCGGCATCTCCACCTCTTCAGTGACGCGCCAGGTGGCGGGGCTGGAACACGAGTTGGGCGCCAGCCTGCTCAACCGCACGACACGCAACACCAGCGTGACGGTCGCCGGCCAAACCTATTTCGAGAAAGCGGTGGCCATTCTCGATGCCATCGATGAGGCCGACGCGGTGGTCGCCGACCGTGGCAGCGAGGCGCAGGGACGCCTGCGCATCAGTGTTCCGGTGGAATTCGGCCGACAGATCATTGCACCGCAACTGGGGATATTGCTCGACCGCCATCCGGGGCTTGAAATCAGTGTGTCGTTGAGCGATCAGGTCAGCGATCTGCTGAGCGAGCAGATCGATGTCTCGGTGCGACTGGGATCATCGGTGGTCAGTGACGATATCGTCAGCAAGCGCGTCGGCGGATTCCAGCGCTGGATTGTGGCGAGTCCGGATTATCTGAGCCGTCACGCTGTGCCGGCGCATCCGCGAGACTTGCTCGAGCATCAATGCCTGCGCTTCGACTACGGCGCTGCGCACCAGCACTGGACGTTCCAGGGCGACGAGGAAACCATCCAGCTCAATGTGCATGGCCGCCTGCAAAGCAACAACGCCGACATCCTGCGCGAAGCGGCGGTGGCAGGGCGCGGTGTGGCCCTGCTGGCCGACTGGCTGGTGCGCGCCGATGTCGAGGCGGGGCGGTTGACGCGACTGCTGGAAGGTTATGAAGTCAACCCCGGTAATGCGAGCTGCTGCATCAATGCGTTGTATCTGCCCAATCACCGGGGCTCCAGCCGTATCAATGTGTTCATTGATTTTCTGGAAGACATTCTGGCAGCGGAGCCATCGACTCAACGCTAG
- a CDS encoding xanthine dehydrogenase family protein molybdopterin-binding subunit, with amino-acid sequence MTAISEVDQSRRAFLRGGALLVAFALVPVSRRALADTEVDTLGTVVLAPDLPGSLRTNPWLDAWIRVGHDGITVYTGKVELGTGVKTALLQIAAERLEVAPTAINLLTADTALTPNEGYTAGSHTIFDSGTALFNAAAQVREMLLESAGRSWNVAPALLTTRDGIILGPTGQRMSYADAVQQVDLHRYATSESPSMPPASFKLIGHSLPRLDIPGKVSGGAAFVQDIRLPGMLHARVIRPPRPGCTLQTIDIESFKTLSGVVQVIRDGNYLAVVARDEWQAIKAMRHGYASARWSGGQAIPESRDIHTLLKHLPSRRYPISHEGTPQGATDNEYRARVTKQYLMHGSIGPSCAVAWFKDGTLTVWTHTQGVYPLRAGIAEMLRLPPERVRCIHTEGSGCYGHNGADDAAADAALIAMRVPGTPVRVQWMREQENLWEPYSSAMVSEVQANLDAQGRLQDWNYELWTTPHNERIVNAGRLLPARLLARPFASAPSVPIAQPEGDGDRNAVPLYTVASSRIDMNFVTEMPFRTSAMRSLGAHINVFAIEACIDELAAKAAVDPVALRLAHLTDPRARAVVEKVRDAVGWPQKSSEPGAGLGFAFARYKNIMGYCAIAVRLRVHPQTGEVQIDHVVTAVDVGQIVSPDGLRNQVEGGIVQSTSWTLYEKVAYDAGGIRSYDWSGYPILRFSQLPKKVDVHLLDQPGQPFLGAAEIVQGPMAAAIGNAVANATGRRWLNLPLTRSQQPS; translated from the coding sequence ATGACAGCGATCAGCGAGGTTGATCAAAGTCGCCGTGCTTTTCTGCGCGGCGGCGCTCTGCTCGTGGCGTTCGCTCTGGTGCCGGTCTCGCGCCGCGCCCTGGCTGACACCGAAGTCGATACCCTCGGCACGGTCGTGCTGGCGCCGGACCTGCCCGGCAGCCTGCGCACCAACCCCTGGCTCGATGCCTGGATCCGCGTCGGCCACGACGGCATCACCGTCTACACCGGCAAGGTCGAACTGGGCACCGGGGTCAAAACCGCGTTACTGCAAATTGCCGCTGAACGGCTGGAGGTCGCCCCGACCGCGATCAACCTGCTCACCGCCGACACCGCACTGACGCCAAACGAAGGCTACACCGCTGGCAGCCACACGATTTTCGACAGCGGCACCGCGCTGTTCAACGCGGCGGCACAAGTGCGCGAGATGCTGCTGGAATCGGCCGGGCGCAGCTGGAACGTTGCGCCGGCACTGCTGACGACTCGCGACGGCATCATTCTCGGCCCGACCGGGCAACGCATGTCCTACGCCGACGCCGTGCAGCAGGTCGATCTGCACCGCTATGCAACGTCCGAGTCACCCTCGATGCCGCCGGCGTCATTCAAGCTCATCGGCCATTCGCTGCCACGCCTGGATATCCCGGGCAAAGTCAGCGGCGGCGCCGCGTTCGTGCAGGACATTCGCCTGCCGGGCATGCTCCACGCCCGGGTCATCCGCCCGCCGCGCCCCGGCTGCACACTGCAAACCATCGATATTGAATCGTTCAAGACGCTGTCCGGGGTGGTGCAGGTGATTCGCGACGGCAATTATCTGGCCGTGGTGGCGCGGGACGAATGGCAGGCGATCAAAGCCATGCGTCATGGATACGCCTCGGCGCGCTGGAGCGGCGGACAGGCGATTCCCGAATCGCGCGACATCCACACCTTGCTCAAACACCTGCCCTCGCGTCGCTATCCGATCAGCCATGAAGGCACCCCACAAGGCGCGACCGACAACGAATATCGCGCCCGGGTGACCAAGCAATACCTGATGCACGGTTCGATCGGCCCGTCCTGCGCCGTGGCCTGGTTCAAGGACGGCACCCTCACCGTCTGGACTCACACCCAGGGCGTGTATCCGCTGCGCGCCGGAATCGCCGAGATGCTGCGGCTGCCACCCGAGCGCGTGCGCTGCATCCACACCGAAGGCTCCGGCTGTTACGGCCACAACGGCGCGGACGATGCAGCAGCCGACGCGGCGTTGATTGCTATGCGCGTACCGGGCACGCCGGTGCGGGTGCAATGGATGCGCGAGCAGGAAAACCTCTGGGAGCCCTACAGCTCGGCGATGGTCAGCGAGGTGCAAGCCAACCTTGACGCTCAAGGTCGGCTGCAGGACTGGAACTATGAGCTGTGGACCACGCCGCACAACGAACGCATCGTCAACGCCGGGCGCTTGCTGCCCGCACGCCTGCTGGCCCGGCCGTTCGCTTCCGCACCGTCGGTGCCGATCGCCCAGCCTGAAGGCGATGGCGATCGCAACGCGGTGCCGCTGTACACCGTGGCCTCCTCGCGGATCGACATGAACTTCGTCACCGAGATGCCGTTCCGCACTTCAGCCATGCGCTCGCTCGGCGCGCACATCAACGTCTTCGCCATCGAAGCCTGTATTGACGAGCTGGCCGCCAAGGCCGCAGTCGATCCGGTTGCCCTGCGCCTGGCACACCTGACCGACCCTCGGGCACGGGCGGTGGTGGAAAAGGTTCGCGATGCCGTCGGCTGGCCGCAAAAAAGCAGTGAACCCGGCGCAGGCCTTGGCTTTGCGTTCGCGCGCTACAAAAACATCATGGGCTACTGCGCCATCGCCGTGCGTCTGCGGGTGCATCCGCAGACCGGCGAAGTGCAGATTGACCACGTCGTCACCGCAGTGGACGTGGGGCAGATCGTCAGTCCCGATGGCCTGCGCAACCAGGTCGAGGGCGGGATCGTGCAGTCCACCAGCTGGACGCTGTATGAAAAGGTCGCCTATGACGCCGGCGGCATCCGCAGCTACGACTGGAGCGGCTACCCGATCCTGCGTTTCTCGCAACTCCCCAAAAAGGTCGACGTTCACCTGCTCGACCAGCCGGGGCAACCGTTTCTGGGCGCCGCCGAAATCGTCCAGGGCCCCATGGCAGCCGCCATCGGCAATGCCGTGGCGAACGCCACCGGACGACGCTGGCTGAACCTGCCCCTGACCCGCTCGCAACAGCCTTCCTGA
- a CDS encoding c-type cytochrome, with product MRSRALLISAAALASIGAIAALALMWRPAIAPVERPQTFDSVQRQRGARVVEAGDCAVCHTRPGGQYLAGGLPLVTPFGTLYSTNITPDPQTGIGQWSLPAFERAMREGISRDGHFLYPAFPYVHYQRMSQDDIADAYAYLMSGPAVDSPPQQNRMNFPMNIRPLVSFWNLLFLHGKPLTPLAEQSQAWNRGRYLVEGPGHCAGCHSPLNLIGAEKSGENLAGGSVDGWDAPSLLGMAHRANPWSSEQLVSYLRAEVVDGHGTAAGPMRPVSLSLARLPAEDAQAIAEYLLSLPAKTAINEIPSASAEPADRSSGALLFASACAGCHAQGAPMRDIDGRPALDRTSALQAASPRNFVKTVLEGIPAEPGQPGPVMPSFAASLDNAQLDALAVYLRHQASPDQPWTDLSATLEALRQETK from the coding sequence ATGAGATCCAGAGCGCTGTTGATCAGCGCAGCAGCCCTCGCGTCGATCGGGGCAATCGCGGCCCTGGCGCTGATGTGGCGGCCGGCAATTGCGCCGGTCGAGCGCCCGCAAACCTTCGACTCCGTGCAACGGCAACGCGGCGCACGAGTGGTCGAGGCTGGCGACTGTGCGGTGTGTCATACGCGTCCCGGCGGCCAATACCTGGCCGGCGGACTGCCGCTGGTGACGCCATTCGGCACCCTCTACAGCACCAACATCACTCCGGATCCACAGACCGGCATCGGCCAATGGTCGCTGCCGGCCTTCGAGCGGGCGATGCGTGAAGGTATCTCCCGCGACGGCCACTTCCTGTACCCGGCCTTCCCTTACGTTCATTACCAACGCATGAGCCAAGACGACATCGCCGACGCCTATGCGTACCTGATGAGCGGCCCGGCCGTGGACTCGCCGCCACAACAGAACCGCATGAACTTCCCGATGAACATCCGGCCTCTGGTGTCGTTCTGGAACCTGCTGTTCCTGCATGGAAAACCGCTGACGCCGCTGGCGGAGCAATCGCAGGCGTGGAATCGCGGACGCTACCTGGTCGAGGGGCCCGGTCACTGCGCGGGCTGTCATTCGCCGTTGAACCTGATCGGCGCCGAGAAATCCGGCGAAAACCTGGCCGGCGGCAGCGTGGATGGCTGGGACGCGCCGTCACTGCTGGGCATGGCGCACCGGGCAAACCCGTGGAGTAGCGAGCAACTGGTGAGTTACCTGCGGGCCGAAGTGGTCGACGGACACGGCACGGCGGCGGGCCCGATGCGCCCGGTCAGTCTCAGTCTGGCGCGCTTGCCCGCAGAAGATGCCCAGGCGATTGCCGAATACCTGCTGAGTCTGCCGGCGAAAACCGCGATCAACGAAATTCCGAGCGCCAGCGCTGAACCTGCGGATCGATCCTCTGGCGCGCTGCTGTTCGCCAGTGCCTGCGCCGGCTGCCATGCCCAAGGCGCGCCGATGCGTGACATCGACGGACGCCCGGCACTGGATCGCACCTCGGCGCTGCAGGCCGCCAGCCCGCGCAACTTTGTGAAAACCGTACTCGAAGGCATCCCGGCAGAACCCGGCCAGCCGGGGCCGGTGATGCCCTCGTTCGCCGCCAGCCTCGACAACGCTCAACTCGACGCCCTGGCCGTCTACCTGCGCCATCAGGCCAGCCCCGATCAACCGTGGACCGACCTTTCCGCCACCCTCGAAGCGCTACGTCAGGAGACGAAATGA
- a CDS encoding (2Fe-2S)-binding protein produces MTQITLNVNGSSRALELEPDMPLLYALRNHLGLNGAKYGCGLGQCGACTVIVDDQPVFSCLTPCAGLEGKKVRTVESLGTAERPGTLQQAFIDKQAAQCGYCIAGMLMRAQALLESNPHPDEQTIREHMAGNLCRCGTHLRIIEAISVVSRQNGGAQ; encoded by the coding sequence ATGACTCAGATCACCCTCAACGTCAACGGATCTTCCCGGGCCCTCGAGCTGGAACCCGACATGCCGCTGCTCTATGCGCTGCGCAATCACTTGGGCCTGAACGGCGCCAAGTACGGGTGTGGCCTGGGCCAATGCGGCGCCTGCACCGTCATCGTCGATGACCAACCGGTGTTTTCCTGCCTGACACCCTGCGCGGGTCTTGAGGGCAAAAAGGTGCGGACGGTCGAGAGCCTGGGCACGGCCGAACGCCCCGGCACTCTGCAGCAAGCATTCATCGACAAACAGGCCGCTCAATGCGGTTACTGCATCGCCGGCATGTTGATGCGTGCGCAGGCACTGCTGGAAAGCAATCCGCATCCCGACGAACAGACCATTCGCGAACACATGGCAGGCAACCTGTGCCGCTGTGGCACGCATTTGCGCATCATTGAGGCGATCAGCGTTGTCTCCCGGCAAAACGGGGGTGCGCAATGA
- a CDS encoding cupin domain-containing protein, with amino-acid sequence MRRTLLMTAAAVLVSLTGLAHAADTPSAAPAKSWQQGLSRTDLVRQDLGAADREVIQARVDFEPGVTSPNHAHPGVEVAYVISGTFEYRLEGQAPVTLKAGDSLFIPAGVAHIAKNVGNEKGSELATYIVKKGEPLLILKQ; translated from the coding sequence ATGCGCCGCACACTTCTGATGACCGCTGCCGCCGTACTCGTTTCGCTGACCGGCCTCGCCCACGCGGCTGACACCCCATCCGCCGCCCCGGCGAAGAGCTGGCAACAAGGCCTGAGCCGCACCGATCTGGTTCGTCAGGACCTGGGTGCGGCGGATCGCGAAGTGATCCAGGCCCGCGTCGACTTTGAGCCGGGCGTCACGTCACCTAACCACGCGCATCCGGGTGTAGAAGTGGCTTACGTGATCAGCGGTACGTTCGAATACCGACTGGAAGGCCAGGCACCGGTGACGCTCAAGGCGGGTGATTCACTGTTCATCCCGGCGGGTGTGGCGCATATCGCCAAGAACGTCGGCAACGAGAAGGGCTCGGAACTGGCGACTTACATTGTGAAGAAGGGCGAGCCGCTGCTGATTCTCAAGCAATAA
- a CDS encoding alkene reductase: MTQQLFRPITLGPYTLPHRVAMAPLTRSRAGQPGDIPTSMNAEYYRQRASAALIITEATQISRQGQGYAWTPGIYNDEQVQAWREVSRQVHEAGGLIFMQLWHVGRVSHPSFQPDNALPVAPSALPVPGKTFIIDAEGNGVWGDVPVPRALQVSEIADIINDYRRAARNALNAGMDGVEIHAGNGYLLDQFINSNSNQRTDGYGGTLENRARLLLEVVAAVVDEVGADRVGVRLTPMGRFMGMGDESPEATFGYIVRSLNRWKLAYLHLVEPAVVGTVKDENFDPRWDAIIAQLRDAWGGVLMIAGGYDPESAERALADGRADIIAFGRPFLANPDLPRRIREGLALNAPDPSTFFGGDQRGYTDYPVYAH; this comes from the coding sequence ATGACACAACAACTGTTCCGTCCCATTACCCTCGGCCCCTACACACTTCCCCACCGGGTGGCGATGGCGCCGTTGACCCGCTCCCGTGCCGGCCAACCGGGCGACATCCCGACGTCCATGAACGCCGAGTACTACCGCCAGCGGGCGAGCGCCGCGCTGATCATCACCGAGGCAACGCAGATTTCCCGTCAGGGCCAGGGTTATGCGTGGACGCCTGGCATCTACAACGATGAACAAGTGCAAGCCTGGCGTGAAGTCAGCCGCCAGGTACACGAGGCCGGCGGGTTGATCTTCATGCAACTGTGGCATGTGGGCCGCGTATCGCACCCAAGCTTTCAACCGGACAACGCACTGCCGGTGGCGCCGAGCGCATTGCCTGTACCGGGCAAGACTTTCATCATCGATGCCGAGGGCAACGGTGTCTGGGGTGACGTGCCAGTGCCGCGCGCACTGCAGGTTTCGGAAATCGCCGACATCATCAACGACTACCGCCGCGCCGCACGCAATGCGCTGAACGCCGGGATGGATGGCGTGGAAATTCACGCCGGCAACGGCTATCTGCTGGATCAGTTCATCAACAGCAACAGCAACCAGCGCACTGACGGTTATGGCGGCACCCTGGAAAACCGTGCGCGCCTGTTACTCGAAGTGGTGGCGGCCGTGGTCGACGAAGTCGGTGCCGACCGTGTCGGCGTGCGCCTGACCCCGATGGGCCGTTTCATGGGCATGGGCGATGAATCGCCCGAGGCCACATTCGGCTACATCGTGCGCTCGTTGAACCGCTGGAAGCTGGCCTACCTGCACCTGGTCGAGCCGGCCGTGGTCGGCACCGTCAAGGATGAAAATTTCGACCCGCGCTGGGACGCCATCATCGCTCAGTTGCGTGATGCGTGGGGTGGCGTGCTGATGATCGCCGGCGGCTACGACCCCGAATCGGCGGAACGGGCGCTGGCCGACGGTCGCGCCGACATCATCGCGTTCGGCCGACCGTTTCTGGCCAACCCCGATCTGCCTCGGCGAATCCGCGAAGGCCTGGCGCTCAACGCACCAGACCCGAGCACGTTCTTTGGGGGCGATCAGCGTGGCTATACCGACTACCCGGTTTACGCCCACTGA
- a CDS encoding NAD(P)/FAD-dependent oxidoreductase translates to MKQHILVIGAGFGGVWSALSAARLLDQHDRNDVQITVLAPQAELRIRPRFYEPDVHNMKAPLGELFDAVGVKFVKGIADSIDTAGKQVIHSDAFGTQSTLSYDRLVLAAGSRVIRPPLKGMIEHAFDVDQIEEAARLEAHIKSLKDQPSSAARNTVVVAGGGFTGIETATEMPARLRAALGDDAPIRVIVVDRAPQIAATLGDGIRPSIVEASRELGIEWVVDASVASVDAGGVTLADGKRIESNTVIWTVGFRASPLTEQIPGSRDPQGRLHVDGHLKVLGHVDVFAAGDVAYAATDDLGNYAAMSCQHAISLGRYAGNNVAADLIGVAPITYRQPKYVTCLDLGAWGAVFTEGWDRQLKLVGQEAKDLKTQINTVWIYPPAADRATALAAADPLIPVA, encoded by the coding sequence ATGAAACAGCACATTTTAGTGATAGGCGCAGGGTTTGGTGGAGTCTGGAGCGCCCTGAGCGCCGCACGTCTGCTGGACCAGCATGATCGTAACGACGTGCAGATCACCGTCCTCGCACCCCAGGCAGAACTGCGCATCCGTCCGCGCTTCTACGAGCCGGATGTCCACAACATGAAGGCGCCGCTGGGTGAACTGTTCGATGCCGTGGGCGTGAAATTCGTCAAAGGCATCGCCGACAGCATCGACACCGCCGGCAAGCAAGTGATCCACAGCGATGCCTTCGGCACACAAAGCACGCTGAGCTATGACCGACTGGTGCTGGCCGCCGGCAGTCGCGTGATTCGCCCACCGCTCAAAGGCATGATCGAACACGCCTTCGATGTCGATCAGATCGAAGAAGCAGCACGCCTCGAAGCCCATATCAAGTCGTTGAAGGACCAGCCGTCGAGCGCTGCGCGTAATACCGTGGTGGTCGCCGGTGGTGGTTTTACCGGGATCGAAACCGCCACCGAAATGCCGGCCCGCCTGCGTGCCGCACTGGGTGACGATGCGCCGATCAGGGTCATCGTGGTGGATCGCGCGCCGCAAATCGCCGCGACTCTGGGTGACGGCATTCGCCCGTCCATTGTCGAAGCGTCCCGAGAGCTGGGCATTGAATGGGTAGTCGACGCCTCGGTCGCCTCGGTGGATGCCGGCGGCGTGACTTTGGCTGACGGCAAACGGATCGAGTCCAACACCGTCATCTGGACCGTTGGCTTCCGCGCCAGCCCGCTCACTGAACAGATTCCGGGCAGCCGTGATCCGCAAGGTCGCCTGCACGTCGACGGTCACCTGAAAGTGCTGGGGCACGTGGATGTCTTCGCTGCCGGCGACGTCGCTTATGCCGCTACGGATGATCTCGGAAACTACGCCGCGATGTCCTGCCAGCATGCGATCAGCCTGGGCCGTTATGCCGGCAACAATGTGGCCGCTGACCTGATCGGTGTCGCGCCGATCACCTACCGCCAGCCCAAGTACGTGACCTGCCTCGACCTCGGTGCCTGGGGCGCGGTGTTCACCGAGGGCTGGGACCGTCAATTGAAACTGGTCGGGCAAGAGGCCAAGGACCTCAAGACCCAGATCAACACCGTGTGGATCTACCCGCCGGCCGCCGATCGTGCAACCGCACTGGCCGCGGCCGACCCATTGATTCCGGTGGCCTGA